Proteins found in one Pempheris klunzingeri isolate RE-2024b chromosome 6, fPemKlu1.hap1, whole genome shotgun sequence genomic segment:
- the tmem47 gene encoding transmembrane protein 47, whose amino-acid sequence MASSVSGTEEVRVSALTPLKLVGLVCVFLALCLDVGAVFSPAWVTADDQYYLSMWVSCWKPVSSAEWSCNSTLSTDWHIATLALLLGGVALTLLSFLVALISLCLSSRSRCYKPVAVMLFSAVVLQVCSLVLFPIKFIETVTLRVYHEFNWGYGLAWGSTIFSFGGAILYCLNPKNYEDYY is encoded by the exons ATGGCTTCATCCGTAAGCGGCACAGAGGAGGTCCGGGTGTCGGCGTTGACGCCCCTGAAGTTGGTGGGACTGGTGTGCGTCTTCCTCGCCCTGTGCCTGGACGTCGGGGCCGTGTTCAGCCCGGCGTGGGTCACGGCGGATGACCAGTACTACCTGTCCATGTGGGTGTCGTGCTGGAAGCCCGTCAGCTCCGCGGAGTGGTCCTGCAACAGCACGCTGAGCACCG aCTGGCACATCGCCACACTGGCCCTGCTGTTAGGGGGGGTGGCCCTCACCCTGCTCTCCTTCCTCGTGGCGCTGATCTCCCTGTGCCTCAGCTCCAGGAGTCGCTGCTACAAGCCTGTGGCTGTCATGCTGTTCTCTGCAG TGGTGCTCCAGGTTTGCAGCTTGGTCCTGTTCCCCATCAAGTTCATAGAGACGGTCACTCTGAGGGTGTACCACGAGTTTAACTGGGGCTACGGCCTGGCCTGGGGATCCACCATCTTCTCTTTTGGAGGAGCCATCCTCTATTGCCTGAACCCCAAGAACTATGAAGATTACTACTAA
- the prrg1 gene encoding transmembrane gamma-carboxyglutamic acid protein 1, producing MGSVFLPADAAHSVLHRLRRANFLLEEMKQGNIQRECREEICTYEEAREAFENDEKTRRFWEEYVQESSPSGGLETVVGGVHSLYLIVPLLLVVLIFAAIAITVWRYHSRKRSQRSPSLGHSHHDHVLSVVSMDHWGRDYHHGDQSELSVHSSPAYPGSELTSGRGSAGDPPPSYEEAVGHADVQIETEPPPQYEDIVNTSSTSVTGGHGK from the exons ATGGGGAGTG TGTTCCTGCCGGCGGACGCGGCCCACTCAGTGCTGCACCGGCTGCGCAGGGCCAACTTCttgctggaggagatgaagcagGGTAATATCCAGCGTGAGTGCCGCGAGGAGATCTGCACCTACGAGGAGGCCCGCGAGGCTTTCGAGAACGACGAGAAGACG agACGGTTCTGGGAGGAATATGTGCAGGAGAGCAGTCCATCTGGAGGGCTGGAGACGGTGGTTGGCGGAGTCCACTCTCTCTACTTGATCGTGCCATTACTGCTGGTCGTGCTCATCTTTGCCGCCATCGCCATCACCGTGTGGCGCTACCACTCCCGTAAGCGGTCACAGCGCAGCCCCAGCCTGGGACACTCGCATCACGACCACGTCTTGTCAGTGGTCTCTATGGACCATTGGGGGAGGGATTACCACCACGGTGACCAATCAGAACTCAGTGTCCACAGCAGCCCAGCGTACCCAGGCTCAGAGCTCACATCAGGGAGAGGAAGCGCCGGAGACCCACCACCATCTTACGAGGAGGCTGTGGGCCATGCAGACGTCCAAATAGAGACGGAGCCACCCCCGCAGTATGAGGACATAGTCAACACCAGCTCTACAAGTGTCACCGGTGGCCATGGGAAGTAA
- the cpox gene encoding oxygen-dependent coproporphyrinogen-III oxidase, mitochondrial: MATFVFFSVNKTARTTARRCLGSRLLNGLTRAGESRSPLSSTNSPALTLLPGPRWFSRGSSVRFMSHGTAGRAAAGRTRRGVLALSGAAAVTAAAAVAGLIANANHFQRAEMATRVSQAVEEKELEGDILERCRDFMSPPVTDIGVLQEKKGEMRTRMEMLIMETQAEFCKALQEVDGGTFKVDRWQRKEGGGGISCVMQDGKVFEKAGVNVSVVFGHLTEEAAKQMRSRGKVLKGKDGKLPFCAMGVSSVIHPKNPHIPTVHFNYRYFEIEEEGGSKQWWFGGGTDLTPIYINEEDAFLFHNTLKEACDKHHPQYYPDFKKWCDRYFYIRHRGETRGIGGIFFDDLDTPSQEEAFSFVKSCARTVVPCYLPIVYKRLNASFTDEEKDWQQVRRGRYVEFNLVYDRGVKFGLATPGSRIESILMSLPLTARWEYMHEPAKGTREADVLEVLRNPKEWV, translated from the exons ATGGccacatttgtatttttctctgtaAACAAAACAGCTCGGACTACAGCTAGACGATGTTTGGGTTCACGTTTATTAAATGGGCTCACTAGAGCAGGAGAGTCGCGTTCGCCGCTGTCCTCCACTAACAGCCCAGCTTTGACTTTGCTTCCGGGACCGAGATGGTTTTCCAGGGGCTCCAGCGTACGGTTCATGTCCCATGGGACCGCAGGCAGAGCCGCAGCCGGGCGAACCAGAAGGGGAGTCCTGGCGCTCAGTGGAGCCgctgcagtgacagcagcagcggcggTAGCGGGGTTAATAGCCAACGCGAACCACTTCCAGCGTGCTGAAATGGCAACGAGAGTATCCCAAGCCGTCGaggagaaggagctggaggGGGACATCTTGGAGAGATGCCGAGACTTCATGTCTCCTCCGGTGACCGACATCGGTGTGCTGCAGGAGAAGAAGGGGGAGATGCGTACGAGGATGGAGATGTTGATCATGGAGACGCAGGCCGAGTTCTGCAAAGCCCTGCAGGAGGTGGATGGTGGGACGTTCAAGGTGGACCGGTGGCAGAGGAAGGAAG gtggCGGAGGAATCAGCTGTGTCATGCAAGATGGAAAGGTGTTTGAGAAGGCAGGGGTCAATGTGTCAGTGGTGTTTGGACACCTGACCGAGGAGGCCGCCAAGCagatgaggagcagagggaaagtCCTCAAAGGGAAAGATG GTAAGCTGCCATTTTGTGCCATGGGTGTGAGCTCTGTTATCCACCCCAAGAACCCGCACATCCCCACAGTGCACTTTAACTACAGATACTTTGAGATCGAAGAGGAAGGTG gctCTAAGCAGTGGTGGTTTGGTGGCGGCACAGATCTGACCCCAATTTACATTAATGAAGAAGATGCTTTTCTCTTCCACAACACCCTGAAGGAGGCCTGTGACAAGCACCACCCGCAGTACTACCCTGACTTTAAGAAATG GTGTGACAGATACTTCTACATCCGGCACAGAGGAGAGACTCGGGGTATAGGAGGAATCTTCTTCGATGACCTGGACACCCCGAGTCAGGAGGAGGCATTTAGCTTCGTCAAAAGCTGTGCCCGCACCGTGGTGCCCTGTTACCTCCCCATCGTGTACAAACGTCTCAACGCATCCTTTACTGATGAAGAGAAGGACTGGCAGCAGGTCCGACGAGGAAG ATACGTGGAGTTCAACCTGGTGTATGACAGGGGAGTGAAGTTTGGCTTGGCCACGCCTGGCTCCAGGATCGAGAGCATTCTCATGTCCCTCCCCCTCACTGCCAG GTGGGAGTACATGCACGAGCCTGCCAAAGGTACCAGGGAGGCTGACGTGCTGGAGGTGTTAAGAAACCCAAAGGAGTGGGTGTGA
- the ccdc181 gene encoding coiled-coil domain-containing protein 181, whose protein sequence is MSEVGCVKSQEEYEDDFEKDLDWLISEEGRNIDQDPDYEDIEADIDKELEEDEKQQRMKRKPKSRKEENRGNKTEELVEDEERWPSPMEPLEYDSDRDSPTKSTTLVPPPPGMDDQTDEEKKYILEKIQQANRELQDQEAPDMSRRRRLHFKEKLVDLVVPPLHFVKNGNSGEMEGGKSNKDRAKDSGAETEVSGKLSDLKLSPRDGSLRSGGSGQVEMSSEGGQGLKEGRVLVEKDGKFDLVSLKEVESQGLLPPLANNCGDRSRSSPRPQEHTVSSSKIHRSSTSPRPRAGSSPFHQQADHLRSPRPPAQPRGRPSSASHSQRGSQTNGSKRRVQSATEMPCQATYILSTQQKELLQRIQERKEKLSKEAEQRKHEEEEQKRQENEQAFRAWMVRKREQLQEEKRIHRAQEMERINCKKDSNDPEESFRLWLQRKHEQQQKERQLVELKRLEEDSGYFLRSREECERAFKLWLKRKQEEKRAEQQAARERSRRLVLEERRARRMRDLMCSVNESKPFRFTEQLAYRF, encoded by the exons ATGAGTGAGGTGGGCTGTGTAAAGTCCCAGGAGGAATATGAGGATGACTTTGAAAAGGATCTGGACTGGCTGATCAGTGAAGAAGGCCGAAATATAGACCAG GATCCTGACTATGAGGACATAGAAGCAGATATCGACAAAGAactggaggaggatgagaagcAGCAACGGAtgaaaagaaagccaaaaagcCGCAAGGAGGAGAACAGAGGCAACAAAACAGAGGAGCTGGTGGAAGATGAAGAGAGGTGGCCTTCACCTATGGAGCCGTTAGAGTATGATTCAGACAGAGACAGCCCAACTAAGTCAACAACTTTAGTCCCACCTCCTCCTGGGATGGATGACCAGACGGACGAGGAGAAGAAGTACATTCTGGAGAAGATCCAGCAGGCTAATCGGGAGCTGCAGGACCAGGAAGCTCCGGATATGTCAAGGCGCAGGCGGTTGCATTTTAAAGAGAAGCTGGTGGATCTGGTGGTGCCTCCACTGCACTTTGTTAAAAATGGCAACAGTGGTGAAATGGAGGGGGGAAAGAGCAACAAGGATAGAGCCAAGGATTCAGGGGCAGAGACTGAAGTGTCAGGGAAGCTTTCTGATCTAAAACTTTCCCCCCGGGACGGGAGTTTAAGATCTGGAGGATCTGGCCAGGTTGAGATGAGCAGTGAGGGAGGGCAGGGGCTAAAGGAGGGCAGGGTGCTTGTAGAAAAGGACGGTAAGTTTGACCTGGTCAGCCTGAAAGAGGTGGAGAGTCAGGGGCTTCTCCCTCCTTTAGCAAACAACTGCGGTGACCGCTCACGCTCCTCCCCACGTCCTCAGGAGCACACCGTGAGCTCCAGTAAGATCCACAGGTCCTCCACATCTCCTCGTCCTCGTGCCGGCTCTTCCCCCTTCCATCAACAGGCGGATCACCTACGATCCCCCAGACCTCCAGCCCAGCCCAGGGGCAGGCCCAGCTCAGCCAGCCACAGCCAGAGAGGCAGCCAGACGAATGGCAGCAAGCGGCGGGTGCAGTCGGCCACAGAGATGCCCTGCCAGGCCACTTACATCCTGTCCACCCAGCagaaagagctgctgcagaggatccaggagaggaaggagaagctGTCCAAAGAG gcagagcagaggaaacatgaggaagaagagcagaagAGGCAGGAGAACGAGCAGGCGTTTAGGGCCTGGATGGTGAGGAAGAGGGAGCAGcttcaggaggagaaaaggatcCACCGAGcgcaggagatggagaggataAACTGCAAG AAAGACTCCAACGACCCGGAGGAGTCCTTCaggctgtggcttcagaggaagcatgagcagcagcagaaagagagacagctggTGGAGCTGAAGAGGCTCGAGGAAGACAGTGGTTACTTCCTGCGCAGCCGCGAGGAGTGTGAACGTGCCTTCAAACT GTGGCTGAAGCGTAAACAGGAGGAGAAGcgagcagagcagcaggcggCTCGAGAGCGCTCCCGCAGGCTGGTGTTGGAGGAGCGACGTGCGAGACGCATGAGGGACCTGATGTGCTCTGTCAATGAGAGCAAGCCATTCAGATTTACAGAGCAGCTGGCCTATCGCTTCTGA